One segment of Stegostoma tigrinum isolate sSteTig4 chromosome 26, sSteTig4.hap1, whole genome shotgun sequence DNA contains the following:
- the pebp1 gene encoding phosphatidylethanolamine-binding protein 1 has translation MPFVGKMPVDLHEWSGQLALQDVEEKPAQPLQVSYGAVEIEALGKVLTPTQVQNRPVSINWSGCDPDKLYTLILTDPDAPSRKAPKFREWHHFILINMKGNDMKSGEVQSDYVGSGPPKGTGLHRYVWLVYEQPGVLTCDEQRLTNRSGDKRGTFKTIAFRKKYHLGAPVAGTCYQAEWDNYVPKLYEQLSGK, from the exons ATGCCATTCGTGGGGAAGATGCCGGTGGATTTGCATGAGTGGTCGGGTCAGCTGGCCCTGCAGGATGTGGAGGAGAAGCCGGCCCAGCCGCTGCAAGTCAGCTACGGCGCGGTGGAGATCGAAGCTCTGGGCAAAGTGCTGACTCCGACGCAG GTGCAGAATCGTCCAGTGAGTATTAACTGGTCTGGATGTGATCCAGACAAGCTTTACACTTTGATTCTAACTGACCCAGATGCTCCGAGCAGGAAAGCACCAAAGTTTAG GGAGTGGCACCATTTCATTTTAATCAACATGAAAGGAAATGACATGAAAAGTGGAGAGGTTCAGTCTGACTATGTTGGCTCGGGTCCTCCTAAAGGAACTG GTCTTCACCGCTATGTCTGGCTAGTTTATGAACAACCTGGGGTGCTGACATGTGATGAACAGCGTTTGACCAACCGTTCAGGTGATAAGCGTGGAACGTTCAAAACTATAGCATTCCGCAAGAAGTACCATTTGGGTGCACCAGTCGCGGGGACATGCTACCAAGCTGAATGGGATAACTATGTACCAAAACTGTATGAGCAGCTGTCTGGAAAATAA